From Prionailurus viverrinus isolate Anna chromosome B2, UM_Priviv_1.0, whole genome shotgun sequence, the proteins below share one genomic window:
- the LOC125165841 gene encoding LOW QUALITY PROTEIN: neurogenic locus notch homolog protein 4-like (The sequence of the model RefSeq protein was modified relative to this genomic sequence to represent the inferred CDS: inserted 2 bases in 2 codons), which produces MQPPSLLLLLLLLCHSVVKTRVLRCGDFPEPCANGGTCLSLSQGQGSCQCAPGFLGETCQFPDPCQDGQLCQNGGSCQALLPALPGSPSLPSPLAPSFSCTCPSGFTGQRCQAQLKDPCSSFCSKMGRCHIQASGRPRCSCLPGWTGEQCQLRDFCSANPCVNGGVCLATYPQIQCRCPPGFEGHACEHDINECFLDPGPCPKGTSCHNTLGSFWCHCPTGQEGPRCELQPGPCPPTGCPNGGTCHLVPGRDSTLHLCLCPQGFRSPSCEVNPDDCAGHQCQNXGTCLDGLSTYTCLCPEAWTGWDCSEDVDECEAQGPPRCLNGGTCQNSAGNFHCVCVSGWGGTGCEENLDDCVAATCAPGSTCIDRVGSFSCLCPPGRTGLLCHMEDMCLSQPCHGEAQCSTSPLTGSPLCLCQPGYSGPTCHQDLDECQMAQQGPSPCEHGGSCLNTPGSFDCLCPPGYTGSRCEADHNECLSQPCHLGSTCLDLLATFHCLCPPGLEGQLCEVETDECASAPCLNQADCQDLLNGFLCVCLPGFTGSRCEEDIDECGSSXCANDGQCQDQPGSFHCEGLPGFEGPHCQAEVDECLSGPCPTGASCLDLPGAFFCLCPSGFTGHLCEVPLCAPNLCQPKQKCQDQEDKAHCLCPDGSPGCAPVEDNCTCHHGHCQRSSCVCDVGWTGPECEAELGGCISTPCAHGGTCHPQASGYNCTCPTGYTGPTCSEELAACHSGPCLNGGSCSPSPGGYSCTCPRSHTGPRCQTSTDHCASAPCLNGGTCVNRPGTSSCLCAADFQGPRCKGRTRPSCADKHRSFFPVPEWRSLHRQWLLLFLPLPPWIPRQHMSGQGEPM; this is translated from the exons TGCTTCGGTGTGGGGACTTCCCAGAACCCTGTGCCAACGGAGGCACCTGCCTGAGCCTATCTCAGGGACAAGGGAGCTGCCA gtgtGCCCCTGGCTTCCTGGGTGAGACATGCCAGTTTCCTGACCCCTGCCAGGATGGCCAGCTCTGCCAGAATGGGGGCAGCTGCCAAGCTCTGCTTCCCGccctcccaggctcccccagcCTTCCCTCTCCCTTGGCCCCCAGCTTCTCCTGCACCTGCCCCTCTGGCTTCACTGGCCAGAGGTGCCAGGCCCAACTCAAGGACCCCTGTTCTTCCTTCTGTTCCAAAATGGGCCGCTGCCATATCCAGGCCTCAGGCCGCCCACGATGTTCCTGTCTGCCTGGATGGACAG GTGAGCAGTGCCAGCTTCGGGACTTCTGCTCAGCCAATCCCTGCGTCAATGGAGGGGTGTGTCTGGCCACATACCCCCAGATCCAGTGCCGCTGCCCACCTGGCTTCGAGGGTCATGCCTGCGAACATGATATCAATGAGTGTTTCCTGGACCCAGGGCCCTGCCCCAAAGGCACTTCCTGCCATAACACCTTGGGATCTTTCTGGTGTCACTGCCCCACTGGGCAGGAGGGTCCACGCTGTGAGCTCCAGCCAGGACCCTGCCCCCCTACGGGCTGTCCCAATGGGGGCACCTGTCACCTGGTTCCAGGGAGAGACTCCAccctccacctctgcctctgcccccaag GTTTCAGAAGCCCGAGCTGTGAGGTGAATCCAGATGACTGTGCTGGGCACCAGTGTCAGA GGGGCACTTGCCTGGATGGGCTGAGCACCTACACGTGCCTCTGCCCAGAGGCCTGGACAG GCTGGGATTGCTCCGAAGATGTGGATGAATGTGAGGCTCAGGGTCCCCCTCGCTGCCTAAATGGGGGTACCTGCCAGAACTCAGCTGGCAacttccattgtgtgtgtgtgagcggctGGGGAGGCACAGGCTGTGAAGAGAACCTAGACGACTGTGTTGCTGCCACCTGTGCCCCGGGATCCACCTGCATCGATCGTGTGGGCTCCTTCTCCTGCCTTTGCCCACCTGGCCGCACAG GACTCCTGTGCCACATGGAGGACATGTGCCTGAGCCAGCCATGCCACGGGGAAGCCCAGTGCAGCACCAGTCCCCTGACAGGCTCTCCACTCTGCCTGTGTCAGCCTGGCTACTCGGGGCCCACCTGCCACCAGGACCTGGACGAGTGTCAGATGG CCCAGCAAGGCCCCAGTCCCTGTGAACACGGCGGCTCTTGCCTCAACACCCCTGGCTCCTTTGACTGCCTCTGTCCCCCTGGCTACACGGGCTCCCGCTGCGAGGCTGATCACAATGAGTGCCTGTCCCAGCCCTGCCATCTAGGCAGCACCTGCCTGGACCTGCTTGCCACCTTCCACTGCCTCTGCCCACCAG GCTTAGAAGGGCAGCTCTGTGAGGTGGAGACAGACGAGTGTGCCTCTGCTCCTTGCCTGAACCAGGCTGACTGCCAGGACCTCCTCAACGGCTTCCTGTGTGTCTGCCTGCCTG gatTCACTGGCTCCCGGTGTGAGGAGGACATCGATGAGTGTGGAAGCT CCTGTGCCAATGATGGGCAGTGCCAGGACCAGCCTGGATCATTCCATTGTGAGGGTCTTCCAG GCTTTGAAGGCCCTCACTGTCAGGCCGAGGTGGATGAGTGTCTGAGTGGCCCATGCCCCACTGGAGCAAGCTGCCTGGATCTCCCAGGAGCCTTCTTttgcctctgcccctctggcTTCACAG gtCATCTCTGTGAGGTTCCCCTGTGTGCCCCCAACCTGTGCCAGCCCAAGCAAAAATGCCAAGATCAGGAAGACAAGGCCCACTGCCTCTGCCCTGATGGAAGCCCTGGCTGTGCCCCCGTTGAGGACAACTGCACCTGCCACCACGGACACTGCCAGAG ATCCTCATGTGTGTGTGATGTGGGATGGACAGGACCAGAATGTGAAGCAGAGTTAGGGGGCTGCATCTCCACACCCTGTGCGCATGGGGGGACCTGCCACCCCCAGGCCTCGGGCTACAACTGTACCTGCCCCACAGGCTACACAG GCCCCACCTGCAGCGAGGAGCTAGCGGCTTGTCACTCAGGGCCCTGTCTCAACGGTGGCTCCTGTAGCCCCAGCCCTGGGGGCTATTCCTGCACCTGCCCTCGGAGCCACACTGGGCCCCGCTGCCAGACAAGCACTGACCACTGTGCCTCTG ccccgTGCCTCAATGGAGGTACCTGTGTGAACAGGCCTGgcacctcctcctgcctctgtgcTGCGGACTTTCAAGGCCCACGCTGTAAGGGAAGGACCCGTCCTAGCTGTGCAGACAA